The following coding sequences lie in one Candidatus Methylomirabilis lanthanidiphila genomic window:
- a CDS encoding methyltransferase: MSEHEEILPGHGLHVDKMPGHWLLAQMGKRVLRPGGLELTRQMLDALNIVSMDRVVEFAPGLGVTAQLVLAKSPSSYTAVDADDAAAKRVQGYLSGDNQRCVVGQAEHSGLPDNSATVVYCEAMLSMKTPENKAKIIQEAKRLLVPGGRYGLHELALVPDDIDHATRDAINRALSQSIHVGVRPMTVAEWKALLQREGLTIKAQATAPMHLLEPSEMIRNEGLAGMARIAWNVLQNPAARQRIHAMRRVFRQYDRNLAALMLVAEKGN; this comes from the coding sequence ATGAGTGAACACGAGGAGATCTTGCCGGGACACGGACTGCACGTTGATAAGATGCCGGGCCACTGGCTGCTGGCGCAGATGGGTAAGCGAGTGTTGCGTCCCGGCGGCCTTGAATTGACCCGTCAGATGCTGGACGCGCTCAACATCGTGTCGATGGATAGGGTCGTCGAATTTGCGCCCGGTCTGGGTGTAACCGCGCAATTGGTGCTGGCGAAATCCCCGTCCAGCTACACGGCGGTAGACGCTGACGATGCCGCGGCGAAACGGGTACAGGGCTACCTATCCGGCGACAATCAGCGCTGTGTTGTCGGGCAGGCAGAACACTCAGGTTTACCGGACAATAGCGCCACGGTGGTATACTGCGAAGCGATGTTGAGCATGAAAACACCCGAGAACAAGGCGAAGATCATTCAAGAGGCCAAGCGTCTGCTGGTACCAGGCGGGCGTTATGGCCTCCATGAATTGGCTTTAGTGCCGGATGATATCGATCATGCGACCAGAGACGCGATCAATCGCGCACTCTCGCAGTCGATTCATGTAGGCGTGCGTCCGATGACTGTTGCGGAGTGGAAGGCGCTGCTGCAACGCGAAGGGTTGACCATCAAGGCGCAGGCAACCGCTCCGATGCACCTGCTCGAACCATCCGAGATGATTCGAAATGAAGGGTTGGCGGGGATGGCGCGGATCGCCTGGAATGTGCTGCAGAATCCGGCTGCGCGCCAGCGGATACACGCCATGCGGCGGGTATTCCGTCAGTACGACCGAAACCTCGCGGCACTCATGCTGGTTGCCGAGAAGGGCAACTGA
- a CDS encoding membrane protein produces MGRIRRLLLLLGLVLLGVLLARIDLSPVFDQVRSLSWGLLILLFPCGLTTILDTVGWRYAFRGALLPLSILLPVRLAGKAFNTTSLTATLGGEPVKIYLLHPQVSVEEGAASVVIDKTTALLAQICVLLLGIVFSPLVLPVGSPFVFGMVGLAILGALAIAGFVMAQRHGLFGRSLRILNRLGFRWHGGLETAQGLDEAIATFYTIHRPRLALSYLFHLMGSLVGIVEVYLILWLLGFPISLTTAIVIEAFSSAIKAVGFLIPGAIGVEEGGNMAIFMALGLTAGGGLSFSVVRRIRELVVVVVGLTALAVVRRGRPIPHPG; encoded by the coding sequence GTGGGTCGGATCCGTCGTCTTCTCCTGCTTCTGGGTCTCGTCCTCTTGGGGGTCCTCCTCGCCAGGATCGACTTGAGCCCGGTCTTCGATCAGGTGAGATCCCTCTCGTGGGGCCTGCTAATCCTTCTCTTTCCGTGCGGACTTACTACGATTCTGGATACCGTCGGATGGCGATACGCCTTTCGGGGAGCCCTTCTGCCGCTCTCTATTCTCCTACCTGTTCGCCTGGCGGGTAAAGCCTTTAACACGACGAGTCTCACCGCCACTCTGGGGGGTGAGCCGGTCAAGATCTATCTTCTCCACCCGCAGGTATCGGTGGAAGAAGGCGCAGCCTCGGTAGTTATCGACAAGACGACGGCGCTCCTGGCCCAGATATGCGTGCTCCTGCTTGGAATCGTGTTCTCCCCTTTGGTCCTACCGGTAGGATCCCCCTTTGTATTTGGAATGGTGGGGCTGGCGATACTAGGGGCACTGGCGATTGCGGGATTTGTCATGGCACAGCGGCATGGGCTTTTTGGTCGATCCCTGAGGATTCTCAACCGCCTGGGCTTCAGGTGGCATGGGGGGCTAGAGACCGCTCAGGGGCTGGATGAGGCCATTGCCACGTTCTATACGATTCATCGCCCGCGCCTCGCCCTCTCGTATCTTTTTCACCTGATGGGGTCTCTTGTCGGGATCGTGGAGGTCTACCTGATTCTCTGGCTGCTCGGGTTTCCGATCTCCCTGACCACAGCTATTGTCATCGAGGCCTTCAGCTCGGCCATCAAGGCGGTCGGCTTTCTCATCCCGGGCGCCATCGGTGTGGAGGAAGGGGGCAATATGGCCATCTTCATGGCGTTGGGATTGACGGCAGGAGGCGGGCTCTCCTTCAGCGTTGTCCGACGGATACGAGAGCTGGTTGTGGTGGTTGTCGGCTTGACAGCCCTGGCGGTTGTTCGAAGGGGCCGCCCCATCCCGCATCCGGGGTAG